The genomic window GCTTATCAGGATCATATCCATGAACTCCGTGATAACGGTCGGTTTCGCCCAATGAATTTGGATCAACTCGTTCAACAACAGTTGGACGGTCGCTTTCATCAGTAAAATAATAACCAGCTTTGGCTTCGATCATTAAACTGCACAAAGGATCGGCACCGCGCTTAACAGCTTCGGCTTGGCTATAAACTTTTTCAACGCCTTCAACGTTTTCGACTAACTTTTTCAACTCAGCTAGTTGTTCAAAATTTTGTGTGTAAATATATGTCGAACCGTCACAAGTTTTCGCCATTGCTTGCCAATTTTTATCAAAAGTCTGGTCATCTTTGGCTTTTAACCAGCCTTTTTTGGAGAACAAGGTATTCAAATGGATCATTTTAGTAACATTGATCTGATAATGATCGCCTAGGATCACGAAATTTGTATCATCGAAGGTTCCGGCATTCTTGGTGGCTTGGATCAGTTGGCCAACATGTTTATCAAGGCGATGCAAAGCTTTCATCGCTTCATCTGAACGGACACCGTAACGATGGCGCATGCTATCCATGTCAACTAAGTGGATCAAAGTCAAATTAGGTTTCTTATTCTCGATTGTATCGACTGCACAAGCTGTAATAAAGTCATCAAGTTGTGGTTGCTTGATGCCATTGCGAAGCTTGCCGTATTTATGATTCATTTCGAGCAAAAATACTGGCGAACTGGCTTTAAGCGAAACTAAAACTTGATTAGTCCAGATGCGATTAGGAAAAATCTCAGCTAAATTGTAGTTGATCTTACTTCCGGCAGTTACTGGCCACAAAAAAGCTGCGGTCTTCAAACCTGCATGACGTGCTAAATCATAAACAGTCGGCGACTTAACATCTTTTTGATACCAATACCAATCCGGTGAACGTCTTTCTGGTTGAATCTTGGTATTGTTGACGATCCCGTGCTTATTAGGATACTGCCCAGTGATGATCGATGTATGCGATGGATAAGTCAGCGTTGGATAAATCCCAGTCACAGACTTGACCCAAGTCCCCCCATTAACTAATTCATTTAAATTTGGAAGTTCCGCTTGATGTTCTCTAATATCGCGAAAACCTAATGAGTCCAATGACATGACGAGCAAATGTTGATTTGATGCCAAAATAAAATCCCCTTTTTTACCAAACTTCGATACAAAATATTATATCGCAATGATATCCCCCATGTACTATTCTTAAAAAAACAAAAAAAATAGATGTGAATTTTACTCACATCTATAATATTTAAAAATTATTCCCAAGTATTAACTTCTTTAGCGAATCCTTCCAATTTCTTGGCAGCATTGTCATCAGTATCGCTAGTAATGCCAATGTAGAACTTCATCTTAGGTTCGGTACCTGAAGGACGAACTGCGACCCATGTGCCATCTTCCAAGATAAACTTCAAAGCGTCAGCCTTTGGAAGTCCTGTGTCAGTTACTTTTCCGTCTTTGGTGTCAGTCTTGCTCAAATAATCAAGTGATTCAACAACTTTAACGCCGTTGATTTCGCTGATACCTTCTTCACGGAATTCTTTCATCATGGCAGCCATACGTTCTTTTCCAGAAACACCATCGAAAGTCTTTGAAATCGTCTTTTCACGATAATAACCGAATTCTTGAT from Companilactobacillus sp. includes these protein-coding regions:
- a CDS encoding alkaline phosphatase family protein; amino-acid sequence: MASNQHLLVMSLDSLGFRDIREHQAELPNLNELVNGGTWVKSVTGIYPTLTYPSHTSIITGQYPNKHGIVNNTKIQPERRSPDWYWYQKDVKSPTVYDLARHAGLKTAAFLWPVTAGSKINYNLAEIFPNRIWTNQVLVSLKASSPVFLLEMNHKYGKLRNGIKQPQLDDFITACAVDTIENKKPNLTLIHLVDMDSMRHRYGVRSDEAMKALHRLDKHVGQLIQATKNAGTFDDTNFVILGDHYQINVTKMIHLNTLFSKKGWLKAKDDQTFDKNWQAMAKTCDGSTYIYTQNFEQLAELKKLVENVEGVEKVYSQAEAVKRGADPLCSLMIEAKAGYYFTDESDRPTVVERVDPNSLGETDRYHGVHGYDPDKPDYQTTLVFNGPAIKKGSTVEKANLVDEAPTFAKLLGLKFTNEIAGQTIEDVFKN